From the genome of Bombus pascuorum chromosome 2, iyBomPasc1.1, whole genome shotgun sequence, one region includes:
- the LOC132904691 gene encoding nuclear pore complex protein Nup85: MDENYSPPTIDIPNTPKHLCITGSWVNSSRISIYTNKRFQNSTKKSSEKYEPTVHILKPEVILFSPQLRKLVNESNGVFLSIQKIKSSSGDVRPELLKHSKQYRSILRACIESLQDICGKCLTDKKESLENFLTIFYQIECVWHLIEILCVDIVPGDVVLPQLLEWIRFHFPSRELVAVKILAQKTIGADLEYPNYWEAVIGCALHGKLDLVRALLALHSKADHPAFVMAENILKTMPIYNVYGGYSIDGFTTCWKRWQLELCSNLNSKAFIVDTYLEMIMKLIAGEQDILWQFAQYTDAWYELLAAKLFYTSPCCKQPELSHHANNISKRWQANRPSDNAILAVMESNLHHVIKEIQYMGDNGWFATHLVDLLYVCGKLKILDRDQIKVSSQLHESLILEYGNTLMAHHSLWQCGASYLIHCPIQGLARLEILLQSLPMGSEARVNKILDIARDNKMDHIVTSICKIQGLKSMRQGRLGNALAWALKAQDSGFITYIADQFLKRYAEHGELDCRDLLENLGFCMMASDRLTFLGKYCEFHQMYGIGEFKEAASLLVSLLVSNLTPKYFWSILLSDAIPLLEAKDVILSSSDCFELLRCVEAHGDDLKFQNKIEIFRLAVARNLARALSLEGCQVEH, translated from the exons ATGGACGAAAACTACAGTCCTCCTACAATC gaTATTCCAAATACTCCTAAACATCTATGTATTACTGGAAGTTGGGTAAATAGTAGTAGAATCAGTATATACACGAATAAAAGATTTCAGAATTCAACTAAAAAAAGTTCAGAGAAATATGAGCCAACGGTACATATTTTAAAGCCAGAAGTAATTCTGTTTTCTCCACAATTACGTAAATTAGTAAACGAAAGTAATGGTGTCTTTCTGTccattcaaaaaataaaatcttcttcTGGAGATGTTAGACCAGAACTTTTAAAACATAGCAAACAATACAGGTCTATTTTAAGAGCATGTATAGAAAGTTTGCAAGATATATGTGGAAAATGTTTGActgataaaaaagaatcactagaaaattttctgaccattttttatcaaatagaATGTGTATGGCACTTGATCGAAATCCTTTGTGTAGATATAGTACcag gtgatgtagtattaccacaATTGTTAGAATGGATTAGATTTCACTTTCCATCTAGAGAACTTGTAGCAGTTAAAATATTAGCCCAGAAGACAATCGGTGCTGATTTGGAGTATCCAAATTATTGGGAAGCTGTAATAGGCTGTGCTTTACATGGGAAGTTAGATTTAGTAAGAGCTTTATTAGCATTACATAGCAAAGCAGATCACCCTGCTTTTGTAATGgcagaaaatattcttaaaacaATGCCCATCTATAATGTGTATGGCGGTTATTCTATAGATGGATTTACTACATGTTGGAAACGTTGGCAACTAGAGTTGTGttcaaatttaaatagtaAAGCTTTTATCGTTGATACTTATTTAGAAATGATTATGAAG TTAATTGCAGGAGAACAAGATATATTGTGGCAATTTGCACAATATACAGATGCTTGGTATGAACTGTTGGCAGCaaagttattttatacttCTCCATGTTGTAAGCAACCTGAACTTTCTCATCATGCtaataatatttccaaaagATGGCAAGCTAATAGACCTTCTGATAATGCTATACTTGCTGTTATGGAAAGCAACTTACACCAtgttattaaagaaatacaatatatggGTGATAATGGATGGTTTGCTACTCATTTGGTAGATCTATTATATGTTTGTGGAAAACTTAAAATATTGGATAGAGATCAAATAAA agtTAGCAGTCAACTTCATGAATCTCTTATATTGGAATATGGGAACACATTAATGGCACATCATTCTTTGTGGCAATGTGGTGCAAGTTACTTAATACATTGTCCTATTCAAGGCTTAGCTAGACTAGAAATACTGTTACAGTCACTTCCAATGGGGTCAGAAGCAagagtaaataaaattcttgatATAGCACGAGATAATAAGATGGATCATATAG TTACTAgcatttgtaaaattcaaGGACTAAAATCTATGAGGCAAGGAAGATTGGGAAATGCACTTGCATGGGCATTAAAAGCGCAAGATAGTGgttttataacatatattgCAGATCAGTTTTTGAAGCGTTATGCAGAACACGGAGAATTGGATTGTCGTGATCTACTAGAAAATTTAGGTTTTTGTATGATGGCTAGTGATAGACTCACATTCTTAG gAAAGTATTGCGAATTTCATCAAATGTATGGAATCGGAGAATTTAAAGAAGCAGCAAGTTTATTAGTGTCCCTTTTAGTTTCAAATTTAACACCAAAATA ctTTTGGTCGATTCTTTTATCGGATGCTATTCCATTATTAGAAGCCAAAGATGTAATTTTATCTTCCAGTGATTGTTTTGAATTATTACGTTGTGTAGAAGCACATGGAGATGAtctaaagtttcaaaataaaattgaaatcttcCGACTAGCCGTTGCTAGGAATCTAGCTCGAGCATTGAGTCTTGAAGGCTGCCAAGTGGAACATTAG